In Apium graveolens cultivar Ventura chromosome 10, ASM990537v1, whole genome shotgun sequence, the following are encoded in one genomic region:
- the LOC141691750 gene encoding uncharacterized protein LOC141691750, translating into MLKKRKVDVVCIQETKWKGGSTKEVNGFKLWYSGVGNTRNDVGIMISSLMKENIVEVNRVSDRIMKIKFVVNEEVVNIVSVYAPHVGLCELARKNFWDCLDEIVRLIPGDQILYIEGIHGGFGFGMRNKSGWDLLEFALARDGFYDEDVNRMWNRWACTITNVATDMLGVTSRKVQVQKEAWWWDQEVQERVKIKHNYFRELLCCQDDEQVDMRRILYKEAKRTAKKTVAKAKSKAYEAMYNHLGTKEGQNGIYRLAKVRERRRRDLGFVKCIKDVNGHVLLKDKDIRNRWHNYFRELFNEERIGVREI; encoded by the exons ATGTTAAAGAAAAGAAAGGTAGATGTGGTTTGCATTCAGGAAACTAAGTGGAAGGGTGGTAGCACTAAGGAAGTTAACGGGTTTAAATTGTGGTATTCAGGGGTTGGTAATACAAGGAATGATGTGGGTATTATGATAAGTTCGCTCATGAAGGAGAATATAGTAGAAGTGAATAGAGTCAGTGATAGGATTATGAAGATTAAATTCGTAGTTAATGAAGAGGTCGTTAATATTGTAAGTGTGTATGCACCCCATGTTGGCTTGTGTGAGTTGGCGAGAAAGAATTTCTGGGATTGTTTGGATGAAATAGTTAGGTTGATACCTGGGGACCAGATTTTATATATAGAAG GCATTCATGGGGGTTTTGGTTTTGGGATGAGGAACAAGAGTGGGTGGGATCTTTTGGAGTTTGCATTGGCAC GAGACGGATTTTATGATGAGGATGTTAATAGAATGTGGAATCGATGGGCCTGTACAATCACAAATGTAGCTACAGATATGTTAGGTGTTACCTCAAGAAAGGTTCAGGTGCAGAAGGAAGCTTGGTGGTGGGACCAGGAGGTGCAGGAGCGAGTAAAAATTAAACATAATTATTTTAGGGAACTTTTGTGTTGCCAAGATGATGAACAAGTTGATATGAGAAGAATTTTATATAAGGAAGCTAAACGTACGGCCAAGAAGACAGTAGCGAAGGCAAAATCAAAGGCATATGAGGCTATGTATAATCACCTTGGTACAAAAGAGGGTCAAAATGGTATTTATAGATTGGCGAAGGTTAGAGAAAGGAGGAGAAGGGATTTAGGTTTTGTTAAGTGTATAAAGGATGTTAATGGACACGTGCTATTGAAAGATAAGGATATTCGGAACAGATGGCATAACTATTTTAGGGAGTTATTTAATGAGGAGAGAATAGGTGTTAGGGAGATATGA